A window of the Hordeum vulgare subsp. vulgare chromosome 5H, MorexV3_pseudomolecules_assembly, whole genome shotgun sequence genome harbors these coding sequences:
- the LOC123399530 gene encoding uncharacterized protein LOC123399530: protein MHPLVGALLVGAGERWWWPCWGPAARHAAAWAGALALAVSVASFAPEAAFVWALASGGCAAGSVRVPLDGGGDHVCVPARMAERTCADIIVPPVFAALSVGASACFVRAIAVGRRHGY, encoded by the coding sequence ATGCATCCGCTCGTGGGGGCGCTGCTGGTGGGTGCCGGGGAGCGGTGGTGGTGGCCGTGCTGGGGCCCGGCGGCGCGCCACGCGGCGGCGTGGGCCGGCGCGCTGGCGCTGGCCGTGTCGGTGGCGTCGTTCGCGCCGGAGGCCGCGTTCGTGTGGGCGCTGGCCAGCGGCGGGTGCGCGGCTGGGTCGGTGCGCGTGCCGCTCGACGGCGGCGGGGACCACGTCTGCGTGCCGGCGAGGATGGCAGAGCGGACCTGCGCCGACATCATTGTGCCGCCGGTGTTCGCGGCGCTCTCCGTCGGCGCCTCCGCGTGCTTCGTCCGGGCGATCGCCGTCGGCCGCCGCCACGGCTACTAG